The following are encoded in a window of Ferribacterium limneticum genomic DNA:
- a CDS encoding DEAD/DEAH box helicase translates to MHFSDLGLKAELLRAVADQGYDTPTPIQQQAIPAVMTGRDLMATAQTGTGKTAGFTLPILHRLSSGPAGHLARVTKKPRVLVLVPTRELAIQVEESVRTYGKHLPIVSLAVFGGVGINPQIANLRRGVDILVATPGRLLDHIQQRTADLSAIEILVLDEADRMLDMGFIRDIRKIIALLPKQRQNLMFSATFSPDIRELAAGLLHNPASVDVAARNTAAETVAQCVIETNRDQKKELLCHLFETRGWHQVLVFARTKHGADALSKTLEKAGISSAAIHGNKSQGARTRALTDFKEGKLVALVATDIAARGIDIDALPYVINYELPDVAEDYVHRIGRTGRAGMEGKAISLVSHDERGSLRDIERLIKRDLERLVIPGFEASAIAPPKPVQPPRGVRKPQPGRPQAKKTAQNPSRPQQHHSGNRHR, encoded by the coding sequence ATGCATTTTTCCGATCTCGGCCTCAAGGCCGAACTCCTGCGCGCCGTTGCCGACCAAGGTTACGACACGCCGACCCCCATCCAGCAGCAGGCCATTCCGGCCGTCATGACCGGCCGCGACCTGATGGCCACGGCCCAGACCGGCACCGGCAAGACGGCCGGTTTCACGCTGCCCATTCTGCACCGGCTGTCCAGCGGTCCGGCCGGGCATCTCGCCCGCGTCACAAAGAAGCCACGCGTACTGGTCCTCGTGCCGACGCGCGAACTGGCCATCCAGGTCGAAGAAAGCGTGCGCACCTACGGCAAACATCTGCCGATCGTCTCGCTGGCTGTTTTCGGCGGTGTCGGCATCAATCCGCAGATTGCCAATCTGCGCCGCGGTGTCGATATTCTGGTGGCGACGCCGGGTCGCCTGCTCGACCATATTCAGCAGCGCACGGCCGATCTCTCGGCCATCGAGATACTGGTCCTCGACGAAGCCGACCGCATGCTCGACATGGGCTTCATCCGCGATATCCGCAAGATCATCGCCCTGCTGCCGAAACAGCGGCAGAACCTGATGTTCTCGGCCACTTTCTCGCCGGACATCCGCGAACTGGCCGCCGGCCTGCTGCACAATCCGGCCTCGGTCGACGTCGCCGCGCGCAATACGGCGGCTGAAACGGTGGCCCAGTGCGTCATCGAAACCAACCGCGACCAGAAGAAGGAACTCCTCTGTCACCTGTTCGAGACCCGCGGCTGGCATCAGGTGCTGGTTTTCGCCCGGACCAAGCATGGCGCCGATGCGCTGTCCAAGACGCTGGAAAAAGCCGGTATCAGCTCGGCGGCTATCCACGGCAACAAGTCGCAGGGGGCGCGGACGCGGGCCCTCACCGATTTCAAGGAGGGCAAGCTGGTGGCGCTGGTGGCAACCGATATCGCGGCGCGCGGCATCGATATCGATGCCTTACCCTACGTCATCAATTATGAGCTGCCCGATGTCGCCGAAGACTACGTGCACCGCATCGGCCGGACCGGCCGGGCCGGCATGGAAGGCAAGGCGATCTCGCTGGTCAGCCACGACGAGCGCGGTAGCCTGCGCGACATTGAACGACTGATCAAGCGCGATCTCGAGCGCCTCGTCATTCCTGGCTTCGAGGCATCGGCCATCGCGCCGCCCAAGCCGGTGCAGCCGCCGCGCGGCGTGCGCAAGCCGCAACCCGGCCGGCCACAGGCGAAGAAAACGGCGCAAAACCCGAGTCGACCGCAGCAACATCACAGCGGCAACCGGCATCGCTGA
- a CDS encoding GspE/PulE family protein: protein MPPPQKVRLGDLLIQQGLLTEEQLKMALDEQKRTGRKLGRVFVESGYVTEEGISQALARQLRIPFVDLKNFTPKPDLIKLLPEAPARRFRAMVLDQLPDGRLLIGLADPTDLQAYDEITRLVKREIDLAVVTESQLLAMVDRVYHRGEQITGLAKELTAELGDMPIEFGDLLGLNPGAEDAPVVKLLQTVFEEAMRLRASDIHFEPQEKSLRIRFRIDGVLHIQTEADGKVSSAVALRLKLMSGLDISEKRLPQDGRFNIKVRANPVDVRISTLPTQYGESVVMRLLAQNTGLLELDKIGMPPRVLERLRHALKRPSGMVLVTGPTGSGKTTTLYAALNELNSPEKKVITVEDPVEYRLGGLNQVQVHEKIDLSFSRVLRTVLRQDPDIVLIGEMRDQETAEIGMRAAMTGHLVLSTLHTNDAVSTPIRLLDMGVPRYMVALSVHMVIAQRLVRLICSNCREAYALTPNEHEWLRYELGNGIDDHTYQHGRGCAHCANTGYQGRSGVYEFLEMSDTVVEAINHEDPGEFMRVARQQMAGETLRRDAVRLVLSGRTTVSEAMRISNQFEE, encoded by the coding sequence ATGCCCCCCCCGCAAAAAGTCCGGCTCGGTGACCTGCTGATTCAGCAAGGCCTGCTGACCGAGGAACAACTGAAGATGGCGCTCGACGAGCAAAAACGTACCGGGCGCAAGCTCGGGCGGGTTTTTGTCGAGAGCGGCTACGTCACCGAGGAAGGCATCTCGCAGGCGCTGGCCCGACAGTTGCGGATTCCCTTTGTCGACCTCAAGAATTTCACGCCCAAGCCGGATCTGATCAAACTGTTACCGGAAGCACCGGCCCGGCGTTTTCGGGCCATGGTGCTCGATCAGTTGCCGGATGGCCGTTTGCTGATCGGCCTGGCCGATCCGACGGACTTGCAGGCGTATGACGAAATCACCCGTCTGGTCAAACGCGAGATCGACCTCGCTGTCGTTACCGAGAGCCAGTTGCTGGCCATGGTCGACCGCGTCTATCACCGTGGCGAGCAGATTACCGGGCTGGCCAAGGAACTGACGGCCGAACTCGGCGACATGCCGATCGAATTCGGCGACCTGCTTGGCCTCAATCCGGGCGCCGAGGATGCGCCGGTCGTCAAGCTGCTGCAAACGGTGTTCGAGGAAGCGATGCGTCTGCGCGCTTCCGACATCCATTTCGAGCCGCAGGAAAAATCGCTGCGCATCCGTTTTCGTATCGACGGCGTGCTGCACATCCAGACCGAAGCCGACGGCAAGGTTTCATCGGCTGTTGCGCTGCGCCTGAAGCTGATGTCCGGGCTCGACATCTCCGAAAAACGCCTGCCGCAGGATGGCCGTTTCAATATCAAGGTACGGGCCAATCCGGTCGATGTCCGGATTTCGACCTTGCCGACACAATATGGCGAATCGGTGGTCATGCGTCTACTTGCCCAGAACACCGGCCTGCTCGAACTCGACAAGATCGGCATGCCGCCCCGTGTGCTCGAGCGCCTCCGCCATGCCTTGAAACGACCGAGCGGCATGGTGCTGGTTACCGGCCCGACTGGTTCCGGCAAGACGACGACGCTCTATGCCGCGCTCAACGAACTGAATAGCCCCGAGAAGAAGGTCATTACCGTCGAAGACCCGGTCGAATACCGGCTAGGTGGTCTGAATCAGGTGCAGGTGCACGAAAAGATCGACCTCTCCTTCTCGCGCGTGCTGCGCACCGTGTTGCGCCAGGACCCGGACATCGTGCTGATCGGCGAAATGCGCGACCAGGAAACGGCCGAAATCGGCATGCGCGCCGCGATGACCGGCCACCTTGTGCTGTCCACCCTGCACACCAATGACGCCGTATCGACGCCGATCCGCCTGCTCGACATGGGCGTCCCGCGCTACATGGTCGCGCTGTCGGTGCACATGGTCATCGCCCAGCGTCTGGTCCGGTTGATCTGCAGCAACTGTCGCGAAGCCTATGCGCTGACGCCGAACGAGCATGAATGGCTGCGCTATGAGCTGGGTAATGGCATTGATGACCACACCTACCAACATGGTCGTGGCTGCGCCCATTGCGCCAACACCGGTTATCAGGGGCGGAGCGGCGTCTACGAGTTTCTTGAAATGAGCGACACCGTGGTCGAAGCGATCAACCACGAAGACCCAGGCGAATTCATGCGCGTTGCCCGCCAGCAGATGGCCGGCGAAACGCTGCGCCGCGATGCCGTCCGTCTCGTGCTTTCGGGCCGGACAACGGTTTCCGAAGCCATGCGCATCAGCAACCAGTTCGAGGAATAA
- a CDS encoding type II secretion system F family protein encodes MANFAYKGRDGGGNLIEGVLEGATSGNVADVLLGRGITPVSIQETRVKAKSAGEAGLNFFKPKVEHVDILLFSRQIHTLLRSGVPIMRALSGLQESATNPAMKDVIRDVRESLEAGRELSVSLARHPEVFNPFYISMVRVGEATGLLDEIFLRLFDHLEFERFMREQVKSALRYPTFVVMAMAAAIVVVNIFVIPAFAKVFQGFGAELPLMTQILLGFSNFMVTWWPAMLVGTVAAVFIFRAWVATAAGRMQWESMVLHFPIAGKIVRKAAMARFSRSFALGMRSGVPVMQALTNSSQTVDNSFIAAKIEGMRDTVERGESVVRSAIASGFFSPVVLQMISVGEESGALDDMLEEVGQMYQREVEYELKTLGQQIEPILIVCLGALVLVLALGIFLPMWDLGKVAIKR; translated from the coding sequence GTGGCCAACTTTGCCTACAAGGGTCGGGATGGTGGCGGCAACCTGATCGAGGGCGTGCTCGAAGGCGCCACCTCGGGCAACGTCGCCGATGTCCTGCTCGGTCGCGGCATCACGCCGGTCTCGATCCAGGAAACCCGCGTCAAGGCAAAGAGTGCTGGCGAAGCCGGCTTGAATTTCTTCAAGCCCAAAGTCGAACACGTCGATATCCTCCTCTTCTCGCGGCAGATTCACACCTTGCTGAGGTCTGGTGTGCCGATCATGCGCGCCTTGAGCGGCCTGCAGGAGTCGGCGACCAACCCGGCGATGAAGGACGTCATTCGCGATGTCCGCGAAAGCCTGGAGGCCGGCCGCGAACTGTCGGTGTCACTGGCCCGCCATCCAGAAGTATTCAACCCCTTCTATATTTCCATGGTGCGGGTCGGCGAAGCGACCGGCCTGCTCGACGAAATTTTCCTGCGCCTGTTTGATCACCTCGAATTTGAGCGCTTCATGCGCGAACAGGTCAAGTCGGCCCTGCGTTACCCGACCTTTGTCGTGATGGCCATGGCGGCGGCCATTGTGGTCGTAAACATTTTTGTCATCCCGGCCTTTGCCAAGGTCTTTCAGGGCTTCGGCGCGGAATTGCCGCTGATGACGCAAATACTGCTTGGGTTCTCCAATTTCATGGTGACCTGGTGGCCGGCCATGCTCGTCGGCACCGTTGCTGCCGTATTCATTTTCCGGGCTTGGGTTGCCACCGCGGCGGGGCGCATGCAGTGGGAATCAATGGTGCTGCATTTTCCGATTGCCGGAAAAATCGTCCGCAAGGCGGCGATGGCCCGATTTTCCCGCAGCTTCGCCCTCGGCATGCGCAGTGGCGTGCCGGTCATGCAAGCCCTGACCAACTCGTCGCAAACGGTCGATAACAGCTTTATCGCCGCCAAGATCGAAGGCATGCGCGACACCGTCGAACGCGGTGAAAGCGTCGTCCGTTCGGCCATCGCCTCGGGGTTTTTCTCGCCAGTCGTGTTGCAGATGATCTCGGTCGGCGAGGAATCCGGTGCGCTCGATGACATGCTGGAAGAAGTCGGCCAGATGTACCAGCGCGAAGTCGAATATGAATTGAAGACCCTGGGCCAGCAGATCGAGCCCATACTGATTGTCTGTCTTGGTGCGCTGGTCCTCGTGCTGGCGCTGGGCATCTTCCTGCCGATGTGGGACCTCGGCAAGGTCGCCATCAAGCGTTGA
- a CDS encoding type II secretion system protein: MRRYYEFAVVVVLISILALVLLKALGRASNEMEEAGVQADVAAIRIGLMEVVAHRETFGGSLPKSDNPLDWVASRPGNYLGEMDGVPDSNAVWYFDHQARELVYRFRDGHRARFRLSRDGNVDSPKAVVAGVGLLRLEDQRE, encoded by the coding sequence ATGCGGCGCTATTACGAATTCGCGGTTGTCGTCGTCCTGATCAGTATTCTCGCTCTGGTGCTACTGAAGGCGCTGGGGCGGGCGAGCAATGAAATGGAAGAGGCCGGCGTGCAGGCGGACGTGGCAGCAATAAGAATAGGCTTGATGGAAGTGGTGGCGCACCGCGAAACGTTTGGTGGCAGTTTGCCGAAGAGTGACAACCCACTCGATTGGGTGGCCAGTAGGCCGGGAAACTATCTGGGGGAAATGGATGGCGTGCCGGACAGCAATGCAGTCTGGTACTTCGACCACCAGGCAAGGGAACTGGTTTACCGCTTTCGCGACGGGCATCGGGCCAGATTCCGGCTCAGTCGCGACGGCAACGTGGATAGCCCGAAGGCTGTGGTGGCAGGGGTCGGTTTGTTGCGACTTGAAGATCAACGCGAATAA
- a CDS encoding prepilin-type N-terminal cleavage/methylation domain-containing protein produces MNHQSIQRRRGQFGFTLIELIVVIIILGILAAVALPRFVNLQRDARIAKLQAARGSVSAAAALVHATAFSRAGIADTVACAGGGFANNATGATGTVCTESGMVNMVYAYPAVTAIGTAGILSMAGLTGVFNPTAQDLQAEGYTYDVAGGVATFGVLGATTAATCFFTYTQPTAPNQAAPVSGLTTTGC; encoded by the coding sequence ATGAACCATCAATCCATCCAGCGCAGGCGAGGCCAGTTCGGTTTTACGCTGATCGAACTGATCGTCGTTATCATCATTCTCGGCATCTTGGCCGCTGTTGCTTTGCCAAGATTTGTCAATTTGCAGCGCGATGCCCGCATCGCCAAGCTGCAGGCGGCTCGGGGCAGCGTCTCGGCGGCTGCGGCGCTGGTCCATGCCACAGCCTTTTCGCGGGCCGGGATTGCCGATACGGTAGCTTGTGCTGGCGGTGGCTTCGCCAACAACGCGACCGGTGCGACCGGCACCGTTTGTACCGAAAGCGGGATGGTCAACATGGTCTACGCCTACCCGGCGGTGACGGCAATCGGCACAGCCGGCATTCTCTCCATGGCGGGCCTTACCGGTGTATTCAATCCGACAGCCCAGGACCTGCAGGCTGAAGGCTATACCTACGACGTAGCCGGCGGTGTCGCCACCTTTGGCGTACTCGGGGCGACGACTGCGGCCACCTGTTTCTTTACCTACACCCAACCGACGGCGCCGAATCAAGCGGCACCGGTCAGCGGGTTGACCACGACCGGATGTTAA
- a CDS encoding type II secretion system protein: MKAMQKGFTLIELVVVIVILGILAATALPKFVDLTDEASTAAAAGIAGGISSAATVNYAARKGSNNTKGVAYTSATPCTRTVIDSIMQTPLPSTGYTFAQVGSTSCALAAQDGTAVSCTVTPTKGTAATATIICVQ; encoded by the coding sequence ATGAAAGCTATGCAAAAAGGTTTTACCTTGATCGAACTGGTGGTCGTGATCGTTATTCTCGGCATCCTGGCGGCAACGGCATTGCCGAAATTTGTTGATTTGACCGATGAGGCATCCACGGCTGCTGCGGCCGGCATTGCCGGCGGTATTTCGTCGGCTGCTACGGTGAATTACGCAGCCCGCAAGGGTAGTAATAACACTAAGGGTGTTGCCTATACCTCGGCCACGCCTTGTACTCGGACTGTAATAGATTCGATTATGCAGACGCCGCTGCCGTCTACCGGCTATACCTTTGCTCAAGTCGGAAGCACGAGCTGTGCGCTCGCGGCTCAGGATGGTACCGCCGTCAGCTGCACGGTAACGCCGACCAAGGGTACGGCCGCGACCGCAACCATCATTTGTGTCCAGTAA
- a CDS encoding pilus assembly FimT family protein, producing the protein MQGFTLIELVAVIVIIGILAVVMIPKWSGTSGFDERGFRDRVVAGLRYAQKSAIASRRTVCASFSSPPASVTFSLAAFGAVNCAVSIPLVGPESTPLVVTATGGVNFAALPADVIFDAAGRPAAAALINVSGLPAALAITVEAETGYVH; encoded by the coding sequence ATGCAGGGTTTTACTCTGATTGAGCTTGTAGCTGTCATCGTGATCATCGGCATCCTAGCGGTTGTCATGATTCCAAAATGGAGCGGCACCTCAGGTTTCGACGAGCGCGGTTTTCGCGATCGCGTTGTGGCCGGTTTGCGTTACGCCCAGAAATCTGCCATTGCCAGTCGGCGGACGGTTTGCGCCAGTTTTTCCTCGCCACCGGCAAGCGTTACGTTTAGCCTGGCTGCCTTTGGTGCCGTGAATTGCGCAGTCAGCATTCCGCTGGTCGGGCCGGAAAGCACGCCGCTGGTGGTGACGGCAACTGGCGGTGTCAATTTTGCCGCCCTGCCGGCCGATGTTATTTTTGATGCGGCCGGGCGACCTGCTGCGGCTGCGTTGATCAATGTCTCCGGGCTTCCCGCCGCGCTGGCGATCACCGTTGAGGCGGAAACGGGTTATGTTCATTAG
- a CDS encoding type IV pilus modification PilV family protein: MFIRPALQRGITLIEQIVFIVIVSVGVMGLVSVMNPAIRASANPMVTKQLVAIAESLLNEVLHQPFTWCDPDDVAAATAQSYADCANPQNAFGPTPAGETRYAAGATPAFDNVADYHGAMATIDDPSGSNAMAGYTANIVIARVGNVMGLADDTAALSVTVTVTFGAAEPFTLTGYRFRYAPRI; encoded by the coding sequence ATGTTCATTAGGCCAGCCTTGCAGCGCGGCATAACGCTGATCGAGCAGATTGTGTTCATCGTCATCGTCAGCGTTGGCGTGATGGGCCTGGTCTCGGTGATGAACCCGGCGATCCGGGCCAGCGCCAATCCGATGGTGACCAAGCAACTGGTTGCGATTGCCGAATCCCTGCTCAACGAAGTCCTGCACCAGCCATTCACCTGGTGCGATCCCGATGATGTAGCGGCGGCGACGGCGCAGTCCTATGCCGATTGCGCCAATCCGCAAAATGCCTTCGGGCCGACGCCGGCGGGCGAGACCCGTTATGCGGCAGGTGCCACCCCGGCTTTCGACAACGTGGCGGATTATCACGGCGCCATGGCGACCATCGACGATCCTTCCGGCAGCAATGCCATGGCCGGCTATACGGCCAACATCGTCATCGCCCGCGTTGGCAATGTCATGGGCCTGGCCGACGATACGGCGGCGCTCAGTGTCACGGTGACGGTTACCTTTGGCGCCGCTGAACCCTTTACCCTGACTGGCTACCGTTTCCGCTATGCGCCGCGCATTTGA